CGCAATTCCGGGCGCCGACGCTTTTATCGCCAGTCTTGGCGAGGGTGGCGGCGAGACCGGTGGTGGCTTGGCCGGTGCACTGGGTGGCCTGATGGGCGGGTCCGGCGGTGGCCTTGGCGGCCTTGCCGGAGCAGTTGGCGGACTTGTCGGAGGTCAGTCTGGCGGCTTGATGTCGGCGGCCAGCGAACTGATGAGCGCCGGTCTCGACATGGGCCAGATCCAAGGCGTGACGCAGGAAGTTGTCGGCTTTGCTCGCGAGAAAGCGGGCGACGAAGTTGTTGGCCAGATCATCGCCCAAATCCCAGGCATGGATCAGTTCACCTAAGACGCGCTTCGGTTGCAGACCTTAGGGCCGTGGCTTGCTCACGCAGCCGTGGCCCTTTCTGTTTCTGGACGCTCGACTGCGCTGAGCGCTTGGAGCACAAGGTCCGGCCCAGCGCCTTCCAGATGCGCGCCTTCCGACAAGATGCGCCGCCATTGGCGCGCCCCTGGTAGGCCCGAGAACAGTCCGATCATGTGCCGCGTGACCTGGTTGAGCCGCCCACCTCCCGCGATGTGGTTTTCAATATAGGGCAGCATGGCGCGGACGATATCGCCGCGTGATTGGCTGGCAGATGGTTCGCCAAGCAGCGCCTCATCAGCGTCCAGCAGAATATCGGCTGGGGACTGATAAGCCGCTCGGCCAATCATCACCTCGTCCATGCCCTGATCGAACAACGTCTTGGCCTCTGCCAGCGTTGCAATGCCACCGTTGATGCCGAGCCAGAGGTCCGGGAACTGCGCTTTCATCGCCAACACCAGATCATAGTCGAGCGGTGGAACATCGCGGTTCTGTTTTGGGGAGAGCCCTTCCAGCCAAGCTTTGCGGGCGTGGACAATCACCGCGTCGACGCCGGCATCACGAACCTTGGTGATGAAATCAGGCAGCACCTGATGCGGGTCTTGATCATCAACGCCGATGCGGCACTTCACAGTGACCGGGATGTCGGTGGCGCGCTTCATCGCTTCGACCAGCCTTGCGACATGGCTTGGGTCGCGCATCAAGCAGGCACCAAATGTACCCGATTGAACCCGGTCCGAGGGGCAGCCGCAATTAAGATTGATCGCGTCATAACCGCGATCAGCGCCGATGCGGGCGGCTTCGGGCAGCTTTTGCGGATCGGAACCACCAAGCTGGAGCACGACGGGATGCTCTTCCGGCGAAAAGCCGAGCAACCGGTCGCGATCGCCATGGCTGACAGCGTCAGCTGTGACCATCTCGGTATAGAGCACAGCCCGTTGC
The DNA window shown above is from Hyphomicrobiales bacterium and carries:
- the dusA gene encoding tRNA dihydrouridine(20/20a) synthase DusA; the encoded protein is MATISVQGRATAFGLDEKRSQTVNQDNPAQSDTRRRLSIAPMMDWTDRHCRYFHRLMSQRAVLYTEMVTADAVSHGDRDRLLGFSPEEHPVVLQLGGSDPQKLPEAARIGADRGYDAINLNCGCPSDRVQSGTFGACLMRDPSHVARLVEAMKRATDIPVTVKCRIGVDDQDPHQVLPDFITKVRDAGVDAVIVHARKAWLEGLSPKQNRDVPPLDYDLVLAMKAQFPDLWLGINGGIATLAEAKTLFDQGMDEVMIGRAAYQSPADILLDADEALLGEPSASQSRGDIVRAMLPYIENHIAGGGRLNQVTRHMIGLFSGLPGARQWRRILSEGAHLEGAGPDLVLQALSAVERPETERATAA
- a CDS encoding DUF2267 domain-containing protein, whose product is MEELIGRITDAVGIDEQTAQTAIGVILGFLNKEGPDDAMSRLVDAIPGADAFIASLGEGGGETGGGLAGALGGLMGGSGGGLGGLAGAVGGLVGGQSGGLMSAASELMSAGLDMGQIQGVTQEVVGFAREKAGDEVVGQIIAQIPGMDQFT